Genomic segment of bacterium:
CCTCGTTGGTGTAGGCGGCGCCCGCGCGCGTGCGGCCGGCGTTCGTCCAGTGCAGGGCGGCGCGCTGGCCCCCGGGGGCGAGGATCACTTCCTGTACCGTGAACCGGAGCTCCGGGTAGCCGCGCCAGAGCAGCTTGAAGAAGCGCAGGATCCGCTCGGGCCCGAGCAAGGGGGCCGCCTTGGGGAAGAGAAGGACGGCTTCGGGGTCCAGGAGTGCCGCCAGGCCCTCGGCGTCGCGGGCGTTCAAGCGCGCGAAGAGCGCGAGAAACGGCGCCGCCGCGGGATCGGCGGCGCCGGGGACGCCTGCCTCAGGCGCGGGCCCGGACCCCATCGCCCAACTCCTGCTCGCGCTCGAGGGCCGGCCGCTTGTAGCGCTCGTAGTCGCTGAGCAGCTTGGCCTTGTCGAAGACGAGCTCCTCGCGGCCGTAGCCGGCCACCTCGTAGAGATCGCTCATCACGATCGCCTCTTTGGGGCAGGCTTCCTCGCAGTAGCCGCAGTTGATGCAGCGGCCCATGTCGATGTCGAACTCCTCCGGCACGCGCTCGCGCATGGCCTGGTCGCGGAACTCGCCGATCACGATGGTGATGGCGCGCGGCGGGCAGACCACCTCGCAGAGCTTGCAGGCGACGCACTTCTCGATGCCGTCCTCGCCCATCACCAGGCGCGGCATGCCGCGGAAGCCGGGCGGCGTCGG
This window contains:
- the nuoI gene encoding NADH-quinone oxidoreductase subunit NuoI — protein: MKVKRPLSRGLYERLYLPAILQGLGITLRNMFHRKVVQTYPEERWPTPPGFRGMPRLVMGEDGIEKCVACKLCEVVCPPRAITIVIGEFRDQAMRERVPEEFDIDMGRCINCGYCEEACPKEAIVMSDLYEVAGYGREELVFDKAKLLSDYERYKRPALEREQELGDGVRARA
- a CDS encoding nuclear transport factor 2 family protein; protein product: MGSGPAPEAGVPGAADPAAAPFLALFARLNARDAEGLAALLDPEAVLLFPKAAPLLGPERILRFFKLLWRGYPELRFTVQEVILAPGGQRAALHWTNAGRTRAGAAYTNEGVTLLHLREGRIVGMSDFFKDTERF